Within Styela clava chromosome 8, kaStyClav1.hap1.2, whole genome shotgun sequence, the genomic segment GTCAATTATAACATGGTAAGGTAATTTAACTGAAGCTGAAATTACAATGTCTCTTCATATACAGTAAATTTCGGATAACTTCATGATTAAGAATGCCATAGcgagcaaaaaaaaatgttttcgcCAGTTACTACAAGCGTTTATCCGTTCATTGATCATTGAAAAAAAGATTCACGAAAAAATGTTCCATTgataaaaataagaataaaaccAAAAAATACCCACAAAGTTTGCTATTGTAGAACGATTCGAATAGAGCAAGAGTAAACAAAGTGAGACCGTTGTATCGTTTTAGCTTCCTCATTCTTGGTATCACATCCTGAACACAAACGATCCCGTTGAACACCACGTCCCATGTTATGCATTCCTATTCTTCCACGATTCTCACGACGACGATTCCTACGGAGAATTTCAAGATATTTCCTCGGCAGAAAAGTGAATACATTTTAATTCGTTTTAATGATTATAATTCTATTTTTGACTAAGTTTTTTTGAAACGCCGtacatattgttatatatatactgtattacACATGGAAATGATATTTACCTTGGACTAGTGGTATTTTAACTTAAGAAAGGAAAATAACTCGATACGATATTGGGTTTACGTTATAAAACGcttttcattgaaaattaaatttcaatgaaaaattccCTGAATATGATCGCCTCGATTTTCTTCGATTCTCATCGATTTGCGCAAACAacttaatatttcattttgaaagatGTATCGACGGCTGTTATTCCAAATTCTGTTGTGAAACCAATAAAAAATAAGTGTTTGTCGCAATAGTTTGTGAGCAAAATTACATATAGTTCAATTGATCCGTCGAACCCAACACCCAACGAAAGTTTGTGCACCCATcagaatacaatatatatacatttcaaatattttctttatgaTAATATGCTTCTCTATTTTTGCAGGGGTGCAATAAGATTTAGTGGGGTAATACCAGTTCATTGGTATCATAACGGAAGCTCTATCATTAGATTTGACGAAAAGTTTGGTTTGTAAAATTATGATTTATCCAACTGTAATTCTTCGCCGTGAAATATTTCCTTgataatgatattttctgatCTAGAATACTTGTGGTTGAATGAAGCAAAAAATAACGGAGCCGGAGATAACGCATTTGCAGGTATACATGACGGTCGACCGTCTTCTCTCGTTGCGTGTATTGTTACGTGCATCAATGTTTGTATTACACAAAAACTCCATATTGCTGCGCAACACTGCAAACCTCGGCGGATACTCCTTTGTTACAAAGCTAATGACCTAATATTACTAGGGTGTTTATGAGATGACGAGGGTATTGgattaaaattttacaaacacGGAACTAAAAATTTTCTTAGAATTTAGTGTCCTCACCTGTTTAGGAGTGTGTGCATTATGTTGTATAGCAAACCACTATATTTTCTTTAAAGACGGGGGTGCCACTTAAAAAGATAAGAAATATCACATTCTTTATTCTTCATCAAAGATGCGActaattttcagattgaatgatgaaaacacatttttatataaaaattgtgAACCTGCCGTTTTATTATCTTTACAGAAATTAAAAACTTTTACGATCGACCCATGAGTTGTTTTACAGATTATGAGCGTTATTTTATGTGCTTGCAATGCAACCACTTAGGTAAGTATCATTTGGTGATATTCCTTGTTTGTTCCACACTTATTCGAATCATTAAGTTGAATATTTATCTCGCACTGTTTCAGGTAAACGTTACATATGGATCCACAGCCGCAATCCGCATCCCAGCGCACAAGATATTTTACGAGCTCGAAATAAGCTTGTTGAAATTGGCGACGGCTGGAGCTCAGTTCCACTGCACTTATCCGACTGCCGTAATTTTGACGAACCAGAAAAATTTTCCTATTAAATATTATGATGTACTAATTGATTATGTGAATATAACATTTCTTGCATgatttcagaaaatttgaaaaaaaatgtatgtcAATCTTTTTTGTTGCGAATGTGTTACTTGTGAgattatacaatatatatatattgggtgTTTTCCGAATCTCAATTTACTTGTTCATTTCGATAACATTGGATAACTCGTGGAAACACGCTCAAAATAGCCACCAAAGATCTGACAATGGTGAAATATAGGAACCATTTTCAAGAGTAAGCTTTCGCTCACTTTTGTGAGATTATTTCAACGTTCAAGGCATGCAACACGCAGCAATAAAGCGCTATGGCCAGTGACGGATTTACTATTAGGTAAGGTGGCCTCGACGGTAAATTT encodes:
- the LOC120345727 gene encoding uncharacterized protein LOC120345727; the protein is MLPHSWYHILNTNDPVEHHVPCYAFLFFHDSHDDDSYGEFQDISSAEKGAIRFSGVIPVHWYHNGSSIIRFDEKFEYLWLNEAKNNGAGDNAFAEIKNFYDRPMSCFTDYERYFMCLQCNHLGKRYIWIHSRNPHPSAQDILRARNKLVEIGDGWSSVPLHLSDCRNFDEPEKFSY